The following proteins come from a genomic window of Rutidosis leptorrhynchoides isolate AG116_Rl617_1_P2 chromosome 10, CSIRO_AGI_Rlap_v1, whole genome shotgun sequence:
- the LOC139871988 gene encoding small ribosomal subunit protein RACK1-like has translation MADSLVLRGTMRAHTDWVTAIACPIDNSDMIVTSSRDKSIIVWRLTKEDKTYGVAQRRLTGHSHFVQDVVLSSDGQFALSGSWDGELRLWDLNAGTTARRFVGHTKDVLSVAFSIDNRQIVSASRDRSIKLWNTLGECKYTIQDGDAHTDWVSCVRFSPNTLQPTIVSSSWDKTVKIWNLTNCKLRSTLAGHAGYVNTVAVSPDGSLCASGGKDGMILLWDLAEGKRLYSLDSSSIIHALCFSPNRYWLCAATESSIKIWDLESKSIVVDLKVDLKQESEMAVEGTATQTNAGKTKVIYCTSLSWSADGSTLFSGYTDGVVRVWGIGRY, from the exons ATGGCCGATTCACTCGTCCTACGTGGCACCATGAGAGCCCACACCGATTGGGTCACCGCAATCGCCTGCCCAATCGACAACTCCGACATGATCGTCACCTCCTCCCGTGACAAATCAATCATCGTTTGGCGTTTAACAAAAGAAGACAAAACTTACGGCGTCGCACAACGCCGTTTAACCGGCCATTCTCATTTCGTTCAGGACGTCGTTCTCTCATCCGACGGCCAATTCGCTCTCTCCGGTTCATGGGACGGCGAGCTCCGTCTCTGGGACCTGAACGCCGGAACCACCGCTCGCCGTTTCGTCGGTCACACCAAAGACGTTCTCTCCGTCGCGTTCTCAATCGACAACCGTCAGATCGTTTCTGCGTCACGTGACCGTTCGATTAAGCTGTGGAACACGTTAGGTGAATGCAAGTACACTATTCAAGACGGTGATGCGCACACTGATTGGGTAAGTTGTGTTCGATTTAGCCCTAATACGTTACAGCCAACAATTGTGTCATCTTCATGGGACAAAACTGTGAAGATATGGAATTTGACTAATTGTAAGTTGAGGTCAACTTTGGCTGGCCATGCGGGTTATGTGAACACTGTTGCTGTTTCACCTGATGGTTCGTTGTGTGCTAGTGGTGGTAAAGATGGTATGATTTTGTTGTGGGATTTGGCTGAGGGGAAGAGATTGTATTCATTGGATTCATCTTCAATTATTCATGCTTTGTGCTTTAGCCCAAATAGGTATTGGTTGTGTGCCGCTACTGAGAGTAGTATTAAGATTTGGGATCTTGAGAGCAAGAGTATTGTGGTGGATTTGAAGGTTGATTTGAAGCAAGAATCTGAAATGGCTGTTGAAGGAACTGCAACTCAAACTAATGCTGGCAAAACTAAG GTTATCTACTGCACAAGTTTGAGCTGGAGTGCAGACGGAAGCACCTTGTTCAGTGGTTACACCGATGGAGTTGTAAGGGTTTGGGGTATCGGACGCTACTAG